A genomic segment from Brevundimonas sp. SORGH_AS_0993 encodes:
- a CDS encoding ComF family protein, giving the protein MAGQNGVWRRAWEGAGRGLRDGSRLWARGMADLILPPMAHDSREATAAAGLTPDAWSRIRFLEAPVCDGCGAAFEMDGGEFADSRCAACLARPYAFQRARAACLYDEHSRGLILRFKHGDQQQFASLFARWIGRAAAELIIEADVIAPVPLHPFRLLSRRFNQAAEIARPLARAAGLDYAPDALIRISHTASQGGRSRRGRRLNVKAAFTVTEAGRRRIKGRRVLLIDDVLTTGATSEACARALIAAGARAVDLAVVARVRNAREIVM; this is encoded by the coding sequence ATGGCAGGGCAGAATGGGGTCTGGCGGCGGGCCTGGGAAGGGGCGGGCCGGGGTTTGCGCGACGGATCTCGACTGTGGGCGCGGGGAATGGCGGATCTGATCCTGCCGCCGATGGCCCACGACAGCCGCGAGGCGACGGCCGCCGCCGGCCTGACGCCCGACGCCTGGAGCCGCATCCGGTTTCTGGAGGCGCCGGTCTGCGACGGCTGCGGCGCGGCGTTCGAGATGGACGGGGGCGAGTTCGCCGACAGCCGTTGCGCGGCCTGCCTGGCCCGGCCCTACGCCTTTCAGAGGGCGCGGGCGGCCTGCCTCTATGACGAGCATTCGCGCGGTCTGATCCTGCGGTTCAAACACGGCGATCAGCAGCAATTCGCCTCCCTGTTCGCCCGCTGGATCGGCCGTGCGGCCGCCGAGTTGATCATCGAGGCCGATGTGATCGCGCCCGTGCCCCTGCACCCGTTCCGCCTGTTGTCGCGCCGGTTCAACCAGGCGGCCGAGATCGCTCGGCCCTTGGCTCGTGCGGCTGGCCTCGACTATGCGCCCGACGCCCTGATCCGGATCAGCCATACCGCCAGCCAGGGCGGGCGCAGTCGGCGCGGACGGCGGCTGAACGTCAAGGCCGCCTTCACCGTGACCGAGGCGGGGCGGCGTCGCATCAAGGGACGGCGGGTGCTGCTGATCGATGACGTTCTGACCACCGGGGCCACAAGCGAGGCCTGCGCGCGGGCCCTGATCGCCGCCGGAGCACGCGCCGTGGACCTGGCGGTGGTGGCGAGGGTGCGAAACGCGCGCGAGATCGTTATGTAG
- the grxC gene encoding glutaredoxin 3 — protein MADVVIYTKPGCPYCFSAMSLLKTKGVDYVEIVASNDPEKKAEMVERSGGRMTFPQIFIDGRHVGGSDDLHALDRDGKLDPLLAA, from the coding sequence TTGGCCGACGTCGTCATCTACACCAAGCCCGGCTGCCCCTACTGCTTCAGCGCGATGAGTCTGCTGAAGACAAAGGGCGTCGATTATGTCGAGATCGTCGCGTCCAACGATCCCGAGAAGAAGGCCGAGATGGTCGAACGCTCGGGTGGACGCATGACCTTCCCGCAGATCTTCATCGACGGCCGCCATGTCGGCGGTTCGGACGACCTCCACGCCCTGGACCGCGACGGCAAGCTCGACCCGCTGCTGGCCGCCTGA